One region of Wyeomyia smithii strain HCP4-BCI-WySm-NY-G18 chromosome 3, ASM2978416v1, whole genome shotgun sequence genomic DNA includes:
- the LOC129727632 gene encoding uncharacterized protein LOC129727632, translating to MRDHWKEGAPPGSEFAASKNGYMTIDIFKLWFNHFLKHVRPTANAPTLLILDGHSSHTKNLAFTEEARANNVTVVVLPPHCNHRLQPLDVSFMAPFKMYYSDAAEKLMRQRPGETITINDISGLVNIAFSKVATTRVAVNGFEKTGLVPLNRNVFSENEFSPSTVSDRPPAPEELTFDGNNSPSTLDKEIECSQIQSCVIDEANPQNLVKLELDTPEKNESGFSTLFTISPNDVLPLPKVERPRDNKRKRVRQKAADITDEYKENLKKAKAEKSIKEIKKAQKPKTRKAKSLKTLPEVKQDSLCFQCGSIFSDSCDGLDWMMCYKCGKWFHEDCAQTTQRDEGYCGC from the coding sequence ATGCGTGATCATTGGAAGGAGGGAGCACCGCCCGGTTCTGAGTTCGCAGCTTCAAAAAATGGATACATGACTATTGACATTTTTAAATTGTGGttcaatcattttttgaaacacgttcGGCCCACGGCAAATGCTCCAACGCTCCTAATTCTTGATGGACATTCGTCTCACACGAAGAATCTTGCATTTACAGAGGAGGCGCGAGCAAATAACGTCACAGTGGTAGTACTCCCTCcgcactgcaatcatagactgCAACCATTGGACGTTTCTTTTATGGCTCCTTTTAAAATGTATTATAGTGATGCCGCAGAAAAGCTCATGCGCCAGAGACCAGGAGAAACTATAACTATTAATGATATTTCTGGACTAGTCAATATTGCATTTAGTAAAGTCGCTACAACGAGAGTGGCAGTTAACGGTTTCGAAAAGACGGGCTTAGTGCCATTAAATCGCAATGTGTTCAGCGAGAATGAATTTTCACCTTCAACGGTGTCAGATCGCCCACCAGCTCCAGAAGAACTCACGTTTGATGGTAACAATTCCCCGAGTACGCTCGACAAAGAAATTGAGTGTTCGCAGATTCAGTCATGTGTCATTGATGAAGCAAACCCACAAAATCTTGTAAAATTGGAGCTGGATACTCCAGAAAAGAATGAATCAGGTTTTTCTACTTTATTCACGATTTCGCCAAATGATGTTTTACCGCTGCCAAAAGTGGAACGTCCCAGAGATAACAAACGAAAACGAGTTAGACAAAAAGCAGCTGATATTACCGATGAATACaaagaaaatctaaaaaaagcaaaagcagaaaaaagtaTCAAGGAAATCAAGAAAGCACAAAAGCCAAAGACAAGAAAAGCAAAGTCTCTGAAGACTCTACCAGAGGTGAAACAAGATTCACTTTGCTTCCAGTGTGGGTCTATTTTCTCTGATTCTTGTGACGGGTTAGACTGGATGATGTGTTACAAATGTGGCAAATGGTTTCACGAAGACTGTGCTCAAACTACGCAGCGAGATGAAGGATACTGTGGGTGCTGA
- the LOC129727634 gene encoding early growth response protein 1-B-like, giving the protein MDSFDVSTEDFLANGFYQFYTEFHEDLFDVLQHDEQMFEGSPAPSEFIDTKPNQDLPASDVNLEANVENFILEYSCIDFSEIWEKDFKFPEKTFLCDDSCDALLRHNTNQSIPTDDSNLPADGNDDPPSSFVCPFETCRKVYAKPVHLKAHLRRHLGDKPYHCKWTGCKWRFSRSDELARHFRSHSGVRPYKCDFCPKCFSRSDHLAKHRKVHERKFAAGKCKGVWVSLPRGKPGRKPKASDKG; this is encoded by the coding sequence ATGGATAGTTTCGACGTCTCCACTGAGGACTTTCTAGCTAATGGATTCTACCAGTTCTACACCGAATTCCACGAGGATTTGTTCGATGTTTTACAACATGACGAGCAGATGTTTGAAGGTTCACCTGCGCCTTCGGAGTTCATTGACACCAAGCCGAACCAGGATCTCCCAGCTAGCGATGTCAACCTAGAAGCCAACGTTGAGAATTTCATCCTAGAATATAGTTGCATCGACTTTAGCGAGATATGGGAAAAGGACTTCAAGTTCCCGGAGAAAACGTTTCTATGCGATGATTCGTGCGATGCATTGCTGAGACACAACACCAACCAGTCGATTCCAACCGACGACAGTAACCTTCCAGCGGATGGAAACGACGATCCCCCGTCTAGTTTCGTTTGTCCGTTCGAAACCTGTCGCAAAGTGTACGCCAAACCGGTACATCTCAAGGCCCACCTGCGGAGACACCTAGGCGATAAGCCGTACCACTGCAAATGGACCGGCTGCAAGTGGCGCTTTTCCCGATCTGACGAACTTGCACGGCACTTCCGGTCGCACTCCGGGGTACGGCCGTACAAGTGTGACTTTTGTCCCAAGTGCTTCTCACGATCGGATCACCTGGCCAAGCATCGGAAAGTACACGAGCGAAAGTTTGCCGCCGGCAAGTGCAAAGGCGTGTGGGTTAGTCTGCCGCGTGGTAAACCAGGAAGGAAACCGAAGGCCTCCGATAAAGGATAA
- the LOC129727633 gene encoding N-sulphoglucosamine sulphohydrolase, protein MWCTAVQICLFSVFAVSLAHKNVLLLLADDGGFEIGAYRNRIVQTAALDALAKESLIFNNAYTSVSSCSPSRASILTGMPEHQNGMYGLHNGVHNFNSLKTAKSISTILSENGVRTGIIGKKHVGPGEIFKFDYERTEEQFGINQVGRNITNIKLLTREFLAESNADDKPFFLMVSFHDPHRCGHITPQYGPFCERWGSGEEGMGTIPDWHPIYYVWDQIMLPYYIPDTEPARRDVAAQYTTISRLDQGVGLVLQELKNAGFDNETLVIYTSDNGPPLPAARTNLYDPGMAEPMFIRSPDPKSRKNQVTYSMTSHLDLVPTFLDWFNISYPQGAPETNLIDKSIKLTGKSLLPLLYAEPPADPDQAVYASQSFHEITMAYPMRAVRTKRFKLIHNLNYQLPFPIDQDFYVSPTFQDMLNRTLAHQDLRWYKTLQQYYQRPEWELFDLKLDPAERKNLFGKAVAKETFEKLKTKLFQWQTATDDPFRCMPGAVLLDTGEYRDNATCLTLGQ, encoded by the exons ATGTGGTGCACGGCAGTACAAATCTGCCTATTCTCGGTGTTTGCCGTCAGTTTAGCTCATAAAAACGTTCTACTTCTACTAG CGGACGATGGCGGATTTGAAATTGGCGCCTACCGGAATCGAATCGTACAAACGGCAGCTCTGGATGCGTTGGCAAAGGAAAGTTTGATTTTCAACAATGCTTACACATCGGTCAGCAGTTGTTCACCCTCTCGGGCTTCTATTCTGACTGGAATGCCGGAGCATCAGAACGGGATGTACGGGTTGCATAACGGTGTTCATAACTTCAATTCGCTGAAAACCGCCAAAAGTATTTCAACGATTTTGAGTGAGAACGGTGTTAGGACTGGGATAATTGGGAAGAAACATGTTGGTCCTGGTGAGATTTTTAAATTCGACTACGAACGGACCGAGGAGCAGTTTGGGATTAATCAAGTTGGCCGGAATATAACTAACATAAAATTGCTTACACGGGAATTCTTGGCGGAAAGTAACGCTGACGATAAACCTTTCTTCTTGATGGTGTCCTTCCACGATCCCCACCGATGTGGACACATTACGCCTCAGTATGGTCCGTTCTGTGAACGTTGGGGCTCTGGAGAGGAAGGAATGGGTACCATTCCAGATTGGCACCCAATCTACTATGTTTGGGACCAGATTATGCTGCCTTACTACATCCCGGATACAGAACCAGCTCGACGAGATGTTGCCGCTCAGTACACTACGATTTCTCGTTTGGATCAGGGAGTTGGTTTAGTTCTACAGGAATTGAAAAATGCTGGCTTTGATAATGAAACGTTAGTTATTTATACTTCAGATAATGGACCTCCCCTGCCTGCTGCTAGGACTAATTTGTACGACCCTGGGATGGCTGAGCCGATGTTCATTCGATCTCCAGATCCTAAGAGTCGAAAGAATCAAGTCACCTACTCGATGACTAGCCACCTGGATTTAGTTCCAACCTTCCTCGATTGGTTCAATATTTCCTATCCACAAGGTGCACCGGAAACTAATTTAATCGACAAAAGCATCAAGCTCACAGGAAAATCTCTTCTACCCTTGCTGTATGCCGAACCACCAGCCGATCCTGATCAAGCGGTTTACGCGTCTCAGTCATTCCATGAAATTACGATGGCCTATCCCATGAGAGCAGTCCGCACAAAACGGTTCAAACTCATTCACAACCTTAACTACCAACTACCGTTCCCAATTGATCAGGACTTTTACGTGTCACCAACCTTCCAGGACATGCTAAATCGGACCCTTGCCCATCAGGATTTGCGCTGGTACAAAACTCTCCAGCAGTACTATCAACGACCCGAGTGGGAGTTGTTTGACTTGAAGTTGGATCCGGCGGAGAGGAAGAATCTTTTTGGCAAAGCGGTTGCCAAAGAAACGTTCGAGAAGTTGAAGACGAAGTTGTTCCAGTGGCAAACCGCCACCGATGATCCGTTCCGTTGTATGCCTGGAGCCGTTTTGCTCGATACGGGCGAGTATCGTGATAATGCAACTTGTCTCACGTTGGGACAGTGA
- the LOC129727636 gene encoding uncharacterized protein LOC129727636, translated as MDTDKLNRELQIYRNHVKICRENVIHKLVRDIKFWKTKQESQTNNKRATKKVESLELIFSFIRSQSASDLAKAVIRFNPKQDVAGGSLSTEQRAIMRFHENKKLQPETKALIRKFGLKSKMDVLDKYLKSAKESKSKSRKKKIDKKSKKKGMEQDSEDQGFCEVDNPPETEEEIVSDEANETSKFVKTAQISVKKSDSKKSKRKVVKSPSKVQNEKKTVKPPDEEDDGEENCVKIQDSFFVTSSGQSYVATAPVVDSKQLEKEYKSWKRSNKRKEVFGKKEDKSSGKTAAVNDLHSSWKAKQQQKAIPSFQGKRKHFGEDEVDKDSNQLSLDLHPSWAAKQKQKTLQPFLGKKTKFDSTESAEIVDKTSGQDLHPSWAAKQKQKGIKPFVGKKIVFDSSEPTTAASPSTSATSRSATENKTVQPVDLHPSWAAKQKEKGIKEFQGKKITFDD; from the exons ATGGATACGGACAAACTGAATCGCGAG CTTCAAATCTATCGCAACCACGTAAAAATCTGCCGGGAAAATGTTATACACAAATTGGTACGCGATATAAAATTCTGGAAAACTAAACAAGAATCGCAGACGAATAACAAACGAGCAACCAAAAAGGTGGAGTCGctggaattaattttcagttTCATACGATCGCAATCGGCATCGGATTTAGCTAAAGCCGTTATAAGATTTAATCCGAAACAAGATGTTGCCGGTGGATCGCTTAGTACAGAGCAACGTGCAATAATGCGATTTCACGAGAACAAAAAACTGCAACCTGAAACAAAGGCCTTGATAAGAAAGTTTGGACTTAAGAGTAAAATGGACGTGTTGGATAAGTATTTAAAGAGTGCAAAAGAGAGTAAAAGCAAAAGTAGGAAAAAGAAAATTGACAAAAAGAGTAAGAAAAAAGGAATGGAACAAGATTCAGAAGATCAAGGTTTTTGTGAAGTTGATAATCCCCCTGAAACAGAGGAAGAAATCGTTTCTGACGAAGCAAACGAAACTAGTAAATTTgtcaaaactgctcaaataagCGTAAAAAAATCAGACAGTAAAAAGTCGAAGCGAAAAGTTGTTAAAAGTCCAAGCAAGgtccaaaatgaaaagaaaactgTTAAACCACCAGATGAGGAAGACGACGGCGAGGAGAATTGCGTTAAGATTCAGGACAGTTTTTTCGTGACGAGTTCTGGTCAGAGTTATGTTGCCACAGCTCCCGTAGTAGACAGCAAACAGTTGGAAAAGGAATACAAAAGTTGGAAAAGAAGCAATAAACGAAAGGAAGTTTTTGGTAAAAAGGAAGACAAATCCAGTGGGAAAACTGCGGCGGTTAATGATTTGCACTCGTCTTGGAAGgctaaacaacaacaaaaag CCATACCATCATTTCAAGGTAAAAGAAAACACTTTGGCGAAGATGAGGTGGATAAAGATAGCAACCAACTAAGCCTAGATTTGCACCCCTCGTGGGCtgctaaacaaaaacaaaaaaccctGCAGCCGTTTTTGggcaagaaaacaaaatttgattCGACGGAAAGTGCGGAAATAGTGGACAAAACTAGTGGCCAGGATTTACACCCGTCATGGGCTgcaaaacagaaacaaaaaggTATCAAACCTTTTGTTGGTAAGAAAATCGTGTTTGACTCCAGTGAGCCAACGACTGCAGCTAGTCCAAGCACATCGGCGACTAGCAGGAGCGCAACGGAAAACAAAACTGTGCAACCGGTTGATCTGCATCCGTCTTGGGCtgccaagcaaaaggaaaaagGTATCAAGGAATTTCAAGGCAAGAAAATTACATTCGACGATTGA
- the LOC129727635 gene encoding exocyst complex component 8, translating to MPESSVTVFERDNFNAEKYVKELVQDCVGGPELQQTKAKIQNHSDTVSSTLKKHVYENYMQFIETAKEISHLESEMYQLSHILIEQRNLLSTLKDECMLDDQKYITEDQSIDPNVNEEQQNKKAIQLIKESLIGYKGNLDDKVFIYEGSLIELDPNDYRPICRIHLFLFNEILVLAKIKHDKKLEFLTEYDTKKIAVINIKDLDGVNKNAINVITSDGARIFQCVNSATKLEWINKFEVAIKFHQLKTHKKGPAPQPPTSLKFASALPQQQQQKSVDSEMLSPTASEKISIAENLAPDWLASAPEEIQAEIAQRHFEDSLALVQKCEEYMVKDSTFRGAAEIGEKIKTLKNTLSTVLMQELSNSQSRSLQAALRSSRRPLKLLVEMGKAREACGILLRVCSTAIRTSQRQARRNNLAISELFFCDVAQVASEFLRAFSSKASCTSALIVWCNQELQYFASQLIKHYLTKDTQLEMVARVVEGVRKPCSKLTDIGLDLSYHMEGLLRNTLEQLLEEAKFRLVDSIGRTEDIWQPYNLQTKTNLRNVLKELDALGLDMKSLVTGDTWINLTQTTVNFCRHFLTTTESCAYLAKYDSLKGDAEALLKELFLAQHGIKPHGMSGVDLNFVYKNKSYMCEVLLPIAIAHFEKISTRRPDLLTELQLQLRGPPKPKPRSVYKTDVL from the exons ATGCCTGAATCCAGTGTAACAGTATTTGAACGAGATAACTTCAATGCAGAGAAAT ACGTCAAAGAGCTTGTTCAGGATTGCGTGGGTGGGCCGGAATTGCAGCAAACGAAAGCTAAAATACAGAACCACAGCGATACGGTTTCGTCAACGCTGAAAAAACATGTCTACGAAAATTACATGCAGTTCATCGAGACCGCTAAAGAAATCTCCC ATCTGGAATCGGAAATGTACCAGCTATCGCATATCCTGATCGAACAGCGTAACTTGTTGTCCACCTTGAAGGATGAATGCATGCTGGACGATCAGAAGTACATCACTGAAGATCAGAGCATCGATCCAAACGTGAACGAGGAACAGCAAAACAAGAAAGCAATTCAACTGATAAAGGAGTCGCTTATTGGTTATAAG GGTAATCTCGACGATAAGGTGTTCATCTATGAGGGAAGTCTGATAGAACTGGACCCCAATGATTACAGACCCATTTGTCGTATtcatttgtttctttttaatGAGATTTTAGTTTTAGCCAAAATTAAACATGACAA AAAGTTGGAGTTTTTAACCGAGTACGATACGAAGAAGATTGCGGTCATTAACATCAAAGACCTGGACGGGGTCAACAAAAATGCAATCAACGTGATCACGAGTGATGGGGCGCGCATTTTCCAGTGTGTCAACTCGGCTACCAAACTGGAATGGATCAATAAGTTCGAGGTAGCGATAAAATTTCATCAACTGAAAACGCATAAAAAAGGACCAGCACCGCAGCCGCCAACAAGTTTAAAATTTGCCTCTGCCCTgccacagcagcagcaacaaaagTCCGTTGACAGCGAGATGTTAAGCCCAACCGCATCTGAGAAGATTTCGATTGCCGAAAATCTTGCACCCGATTGGCTTGCCTCTGCTCCCGAGGAGATTCAGGCCGAAATAGCTCAGCGTCACTTCGAGGACAGTTTGGCACTGGTGCAAAAGTGTGAGGAGTATATGGTGAAGGATAGTACATTCCGGGGTGCGGCAGAAATCGGAGAGAAAATTAAAACACTGAAGAATACTCTTTCTACGGTTTTAATGCAAGAGTTGTCCAACTCGCAGAGTCGAAGCTTACAGGCAGCACTAAGATCAAGTCGACGTCCGCTTAAGCTGCTGGTGGAGATGGGAAAGGCACGAGAGGCATGTGGTATTCTGCTTAGGGTTTGCAGTACCGCCATTCGGACTTCTCAACGGCAAGCTAGGAGGAATAATCTGGCTATTTCGGAGTTGTTCTTTTGTGATGTGGCCCAAGTAGCAAGCGAATTTTTACGTGCTTTTAGCAGTAAAGCGTCATGCACTAGTG CGTTGATTGTTTGGTGCAACCAAGAGCTGCAATACTTTGCCTCGCAACTAATTAAACATTACCTGACGAAAGACACGCAGCTGGAAATGGTAGCAAGAGTGGTTGAAGGTGTTCGAAAGCCTTGTTCCAAATTAACCGACATAGGACTAGATCTGTCCTATCACATGGAAGGCTTGCTACGAAACACACTCGAGCAACTACTGGAGGAAGCCAAATTTCGACTTGTGGATTCGATCGGCCGAACGGAGGACATTTGGCAGCCGTACAATTTGCAAACCAAGACGAACCTTCGAAATGTTCTCAAGGAGCTCGATGCCCTCGGACTGGATATGAAGTCATTAGTGACGGGGGACACGTGGATTAATCTGACTCAAACTACAGTTAACTTCTGTAGGCATTTTCTCACCACAACCGAGAGCTGTGCCTATCTGGCGAAGTACGACTCGCTTAAGGGTGATGCAGAGGCATTGCTGAAGGAGTTGTTTTTGGCTCAGCATGGAATCAAGCCGCATGGAATGAGTGGCGTCGAT CTCAACTTCGTGTACAAGAATAAATCGTATATGTGTGAAGTACTTCTCCCCATTGCGATCGCTCACTTCGAAAAAATCTCCACTAGACGTCCTGATCTCCTGACTGAACTACAGTTGCAATTACGCGGGCCCCCAAAACCAAAGCCACGCAGTGTTTATAAAACAGATGTCCTTTAA
- the LOC129727637 gene encoding ras-related protein Rab-4B translates to MSESYDYLFKFLIIGRAGSGKSCLLHHFIENKFKEDSSHTIGVEFGSRIVNVGGKSIKLQIWDTAGQERFRSVTRSYYRGAAGALLVYDTTSRDSFNVLSNWLNDARTLASQNICILLVGNKKDLEEEREVTFLEASNFAQENELIFLETSAKTGENVEEAFLKCSKTILAKIETGELDPERIGSGIQYGDTSMRNAGGAGLAGARQQSSGRRRTPDCAGGCRP, encoded by the exons ATGTCTGAATCATACG ATTATCTGTTCAAGTTTCTCATCATCGGCCGAGCTGGAAGTGGAAAATCGTGTCTGCTGCATCACTTTATCGAAAATAAAT TTAAGGAAGACAGTTCACACACAATTGGAGTCGAGTTCGGTTCCAGGATCGTTAATGTTGGTGGTAAATCGATCAAACTGCAAATTTGGGACACGGCTGGTCAGGAGCGATTCCGTTCTGTCACACGATCCTACTATAGGGGAGCTGCTGGTGCTTTACTGGTGTACGATACGACTTCTCGGGACAGCTTTAATGTTCTTTCCAACTGGCTAAATGATGCCCGGACGCTCGCTTCGCAGAACATTTGCATTTTGCTGGTGGGAAATAAGAAGGATTTGGAGGAAGAGCGAGAAGTGACGTTTTTGGAAGCAAGTAACTTTGCCCAGGAAAATGAGCTGATATTTTTGGAAACTAGCGCCAAAACGGGAGAAAACGTTGAGGAAGCTTTTTtgaagtgctcgaaaacgaTTTTGGCGAAGATCGAAACCGGAGAGTTGGACCCGGAACGAATTGGTAGTGGCATTCAGTATGGGGATACATCGATGCGGAATGCCGGTGGAGCTGGATTGGCAGGGGCCCGCCAGCAGAGCAGCGGAAGACGTCGAACGCCAGATTGTGCCGGTGGATGCCGACCGTAA